In Arachis hypogaea cultivar Tifrunner chromosome 17, arahy.Tifrunner.gnm2.J5K5, whole genome shotgun sequence, a single window of DNA contains:
- the LOC140180641 gene encoding uncharacterized protein: MGATPFTERILKAKLPKGFDKPTDMKYDRTKDPQEHLTAFETRMNLEGAADAVRCRAFPVTLAGPAIKWFNALLNRFITGFHDISQKFMTQFTTRITKAKHPISLLGVTQKQDESTRKYLDRFNDECLTVDGLTDFVASLCLTNGLMNEDFCKHLTTKPV, encoded by the coding sequence ATGGGAGCTACTCCCTTCACGGAAAGGATCTTAAAAGCAAAACTCCCCAAAGGTTTTGATAAACCCACAGACATGAAGTATGACAGAACCAAAGATCCTCAGGAACACCTAACGGCCTTTGAGaccaggatgaacctagaaggcGCGGCCGACGCAGTCCGATGCAGAGCTTTTCCGGTAACCCTAGCCGGGCCagcaatcaaatggttcaacgccctccttAACAGATTCATAACCGGTTTCCACGACATTTCACAAAAGTTCATGACCCAATTTACAACCAGAATCACTAAAGCTAAACACCCCATCAGCCTGCTAGGGGTCACACAGAAACAGGACGAGTCCACAAGGAAATACCTCGACCGtttcaacgacgaatgcctaaCAGTCGACGGGCTCACAGATTTCGTCGCAAGCCTCTGCTTAACCAACGGGCTCATGAACGAAGATTTCTGCAAGCACCTTACCACCAAACCAGTGTGA